The Tachyglossus aculeatus isolate mTacAcu1 chromosome 7, mTacAcu1.pri, whole genome shotgun sequence genome includes a region encoding these proteins:
- the BCAS2 gene encoding pre-mRNA-splicing factor SPF27 → MAGTGLVAGEVVVDALPYFDQGYEAPGVREAAAALVEEETRRYRPTKNYLSYLPAPDYSAFETDIMRNEFERLAARQPIELLSMKRYELPAPSSGQKNDITAWQDCVNNSMAQLEHQAVRIENLELMSQHGCNAWKVYNENLVHMIEQAQKELQKLRKHIQDLNWQRKNMQLTAGSKLREMESTWVSLVSKNYEIERTIVQLENEIYQIKQQQGEANKENIQQDF, encoded by the exons ATGGCGGGCACCGGGCTGGTGGCCGGAGAGGTGGTGGTGGACGCCCTGCCCTACTTCGACCAGGGCTACGAGGCCCCGGGCGTGCGGGAGGCG GCAGCCGcgctggtggaggaggagacccgcAGATACCGGCCCACCAAGAACTACCTCAGCTACCTGCCCGCCCCGGACTACTCCGCTTTTGAG ACCGACATAATGAGAAATGAGTTTGAAAGACTGGCTGCCCGGCAGCCTATTGAACTCCTCAGCATGAAGCG ATATGAACTTCCAGCCCCATCCTCCGGACAGAAGAACGACATCACTGCCTGGCAGGACTGCGTGAACAACTCCATGGCTCAGCTAGAGCATCAGGCAGTGAGGATAGAGAATCTGGAACTTATGTCTCAGCATGGCTGCAATGCCTGGAAAGTATATAATGA AAATCTGGTTCATATGATTGAACAAGCCCAGAAGGAGCTGCAGAAACTGAG GAAGCATATTCAAGACCTGAACTGGCAGCGTAAGAACATGCAGCTCACTGCTGGTTCTAAATTACGAGAAATGGAGTCAAC TTGGGTATCCCTGGTCAGTAAAAACTACGAGATTGAGCGGACTATTGTGCAACTAGAAAATGAAATCTACCAAATCAAGCAACAACAGGGGGAAGCAAACAAAGAAAACATCCAGCAGGATTTCTGA